A genome region from Rhizophagus irregularis chromosome 14, complete sequence includes the following:
- a CDS encoding GTP cyclohydrolase 1, with protein MAYAKNLSLKPFDIDGLSWPSIGTKQRLNETTEQKYERTNKLAEAVKTILECIGEDPEREGLQKTPHRYAQALMFFSKGYEESIEQIVNGAIFEEDHDEMVIVKDIEVFSLCEHHLVPFTGKISIGYIPNRSVIGLSKIARIAEMFSRRLQVQERLTKQIAVALQEILKPQGVAVVMDASHLCMSMRGVQKPGSSTVTSVMLGVFREQAKTREEFLTLIRNQR; from the exons atggctTATGCTAAAAATTTGTCTCTAAAACCATTCGATATAGACGGGTTAAGTTGGCCTA GCATAGGTACCAAACAACGTTTAAATGAAACAACCGAACAAAAATATGAACGTACAAATAAACTAGCTGAAGCGGTTAAAACTATATTAGAATGTATCGGGGAAGATCCAGAACGCGAAGGTTTACAAAAAACTCCTCATAGATACGCTCAAGCATTGATGTTTTTTTCCAAGGGATATGAAGAAAGCATTGAAc aaatagtCAACGGAGCTATCTTTGAAGAAG ATCACGACGAGATGGTTATTGTAAAGGACATCGAAGTATTTTCTTTATGTGAACATCATTTAGTTCCATTTACTGGAAAG ATCAGTATTGGCTATATCCCAAATAGAAGCGTTATTGGATTATCTAAAATAGCTCGTATCGCAGAAATGTTTTCAAGACGACTTCAAGTTCAAGAACGTTTAACAAAACAAATTGCAGTAGCTTTACAAGAAATACTTAAACCTCAAGGTGTTGCCGTTGTAATGGATGCAAGTCATTTATGTATGTCAATGCGTGGAGTACAAAAACCGGGAAGTTCCACTGTAACAAGCGTAATGTTGGGGGTATTTAGAGAACAAGCTAAAACTAGAGAAGAGTTTTTAACATTAATACGTAATCAACGATAA